The sequence TGCGATGCGCTCTTGGGGGGATCTGTTTGGCGTGCGCGTTCGCGGCGCAGGGTGCGAACACTGCCATGGCGAAGGCATTGTCGGTCAGCAGGCAGTGGCAGAGGTCGTAGTGACCAACGAGGCGCTGATGCAAGACTGCATCAACGACGGGGTGTTGGCGGCGAGGCGCAACCACAGGGCGCGGCCCGGCTCCGACAAGCCGATGATCGCTCACGCCATGGACCTGGTCCTGGCCGGCCGGCTCGATCCGGTTGACGCCGAGCGAAATGTCGATGCCATTCCGATGCGGGAGCAAGTGTGAACGGATTGTCCTGGGGAATGCGGCGGCGCCTGTATCAGCAGGCATCCAGCCAGTTGGAGAATGGGCTGACTCTCGCGCAGGTTCTGGAGGATTTCCGCGAACGGCAAGCTCGGCGCGGCAGAAAGCGCGCGGCCGAGGCGGCGAACGAGGTGGGTCGCCAGGTACGCGACGGCAAGACACTGATGGCGGCAATGGGCGCAAGCCTTAGCGATCTCGAGCGCAGCGTGCTGGACGCGGGTGAGAGGGCGGGGCAATTGCCGGAAGCGATGCGGCTCGTGCTGGACGTTCGGGACCTGACGACACGCCTTCGTCAGAAGCTACAGGCGAGCTTCTTCGCGCCAACGGTGTATCTCGTGACGCTCTACGTGGTCTTGCTGCTGATCGGGGGATACATCGTCCCGCAGTTCCTCGATGTACTGCCGCTCCAAAGATGGACGGACTGGGCCTATGCGATGTACTGGATGGGGCAGTTGGCGGTGGGGTGGCCAGCGCCAGTGATTTTCGGCGGGATCGGTGCATATGCCGGCTGGAGTTGGTGGGCGCTGTCTCGATGGACGGGGCCGGGCAGGCGAGTCTGTGACCGGCACGTGTTCCCGTTCACGGCGTACCGAGAGATTACTGGCTTCACCTGGCTGATGTCCTTCGTCGCACTGTTGCGGGCGAACGTACCTGACACCGTTGCGCTGGAGGGACAGATCAGCTCGGCGTCGCCCTGGCTGGCGTCACGGCTGCGGCCGATCCGTCTTGGGCTTGCTGATGGTCTGGACCTGGCGGAGGCCATGCGTCAGGCCGGCAATGGATTCCCGTCCTTGGATCTAATCGACGAAATCGGCGCATATGCGGGCTTCGATGACTTCACCGAAAAGATCACGGTGGCCGTGCGCCAAAACGCTGAGGTCATCGAGCGGCAGTTGCTCGCCAAAGGGATGGTCATGTCCGCGATCTTCACCGGGTTGATGTTCCTGGCCTTCGTGGTGCTGCAGCTCGGCTCCAACTCTCTCTCATCGATCCTCACGTCCTCGATGGGACAGTTCTAACAAACGGCTTATTTCAAACTCAAAAAGGGGTATCGAATGGATGGAATTCTCGGGCGCATCGTCGCCATTGTCTTGGGCCTGCTCGCACTGGTTGGCATTGCCTACGCGGGTTACAACGGCTTTCAGACCCATAAAGCCGGTGTAGTCGCGACCAACCTCACGCAGCTGATTACGAACGCTCGTGCCGGATTCTCGCAAGGGAACAACGGGTATACCAACTTCACGACGGCGAACATCGCGGCCATGGTTACTGGCGGCATGTTTCCGACGGACATGGTGCGCGGTACGACGCTGGTCGATCCGTGGGGCAATGCAGTGACGCTTTCGTCCGCCAACAATGGCTCGCAGGGCGTGATCACCTTCGGCGGCGGCAACGCACAGACCGCAAAGCAATGCGTAAGCGCAGCCGTGGGTCTCAAGGACTATGTGACGCTGACAGTCGGCTCGACGACGTTCAACCAGGCCAACCTTCCCGACCAGGCGACCGCCGGCGCGGCCTGTAGCGCCACGGCGACCTTCGCTCTGACATTCCAGTGAGTAAGGCGAGCGTGCGGCTACAGCGACCGCTTCTGCATCGGTATCACATCCACGATGGAAGGCAACGTAATCGAGCATGGCACTTTAGGGGTATGACGTGGATGGGATTCTTGGTCGGATCATCGCGATTGTTCTGGGCCAGTTGGCACTCATTGGTAGTTTCCTACGCGGGGTACAACCGCATCCAGAGCCACAAGGCCGGGGCAGTGGCAACCAACATTGCACAGCTGAGCACGATTGCCCGCGCAGGGTTCTCGCAGGGCTACGACGGCTCCACCGAACTTCACGACGGCGATCGTTCCGTCGATGATTACCGGCGGGTGTTCCCGACGGACATGGTTCGCAGCACCACGCTGCTCGATTCCTGGGGCATGCCATGACGCTGTCTTCTGCCAACGGTGGCTCGCAAGGGGTAATTCAGTTTGGTGAAGGCGGCGGTCGGACCGCAAAGCAGGGCGTGAGCGCGGCCCTGCTTCTCAAGGACTGCCGCCTTTACGCTCACCTTCCAGTGAGGTCGAGGGCCCGTGCTGGTTCCTCAGGAGAAATGTCATGGGTTACCTGATCATGCCCATCGCCACGGTCCTGTTTTGTCTTGGATTCGTGGCGCAGCTCGCGCAGTTGTCGCAAGCGGCGCCCGGTGCCGGTGTGCCCGGTCGCATGGAATCGGTGGCAACCATCACCGCACAGCAGGCGCAGGCCTACGGCGCAGCCTGCGTAGCTACGGCCGGCGCGACGCCCGGCCTGGTCGGAGCAAGTGTCACGCCGGTGCTGCCGGCGGGCATGGTGACTCCTGCCGGCGCGGGCTGCATGGCCGTGGCCAACCCAGCTGGGGGGCGGGACGTGTACGGCTATGTGCGCGTGTCCTCAGGGGCGGGCGCGTCGCTGCTCGGCACCACCCAAGGCAGCCTGGCGTGGTTCCGCGTCCGAAGTCAGGGCACGGGCGTCAATCTTGCAACCGGCATGGCGTACAGCGTGCCGGCGAACATTCCCGTTGGGGCGCTGGTCCACTGGGTCCAGCTGAACACCTGAGAAACGCATGGAAGCGATACTCGGATATCTCATCGCGCTGATGCTCTCGATGCTGAGCCTTGCCGGCTTCGCGACGTGGGCGAAAGCCGGCGTCACGAACGTGCAGACCGCAGCCGCGGCGAGCCAGATGCTGGTTTTCGATAAGGCCGCCCTGCAGTTCGTGCAGGACGAAGCCGCAACGCTGGTCGCCCAGGCCACGGCGAGTGTGCCGGTGTCGGTCACGCCGGCGATGCTAGTCAATGGTGGCTATCTGCCCGCTGGTTTCTCAGTGACGAACGTGTTCGGGCAGACGTGGTTGCTCCAGGTCATGCAGCCAACGCCAAACAACCTGCAGGCGCTTGTCACATCGCAGGGCGGCCGTGCCATCACAGACACGCGCCAGCTGGTGCAGATCGCTGCGCAAGCCGGTGCGCAGGGCGGCTTCGTACCATACGCAGGGCAGAACGGAGACCCGACGATGGTGCCAACCAGGGCCTATGGGGCGTACGGCGCGTGGCAGGTGCCGCTGGCGAACTACACCAACCCGGGGAGTGGCCGGCTGGCTTCGTTGTTGGCCTTCACCGGAGCGCAGGCCAATAACGGGTATCTGTACCGGGTCCAGGTACCGGGGCATCCCGAGCTGAACCAGATGCAGACATCGCTCGACCTGGGCGGCAATGACGTCAACAACGCAAGGCGGGTGTCGGCAAACACATCCCTCACAAGCAACGGTGAGACATACCTGACCAGCACCGGAAGCCCAGGCAGCGCATGCGGTGTCGACAAATCGATCCGGACGAGCACAACGGGAACGGGGCTCGTGATTTGCTTCGGCGGCATTTGGCAGCCGATCGGCACGGCCGTCACGAATGTGACCGACGGTACGTGGTGCGGAAACAATGGCCAGCTTGCCACGAGCGGTACAAACGTCGGCTACATCTGCAAAGGGAACCGGTATGTCGCGTTGACCAACGGGTTGGGGAACTTGTCGATCACGCGGAAATTCGAGAACGTATCGGATGGAATGACGTTCTCTAAGGACAACTGCCCTGGCGGCACCGCTTGGGCGATGTACACACCAAGGCAGGAAATGGTGAATATCACTGGAACCGTAATGCCGCCCATTCAAGGAACGTACTTCTCAGTGAACGACTATGGCACCTACTGGTACGCGCAGGCAAGCGCCATGTCGCCAGCGGCTTGGTATAGCGGCAACGATACCGGGGCTCTTGGAGGGCAACTGCTGGGCACCGTCACGACAGGCTGCATGTACTAGAAGCAAGATCGATCTATGAAGCGCATTCTTTTGGCGAGCGTTCTCGCTGCCGAATTCTCAACAGCGGCCGCACAGTTGTACACGTTTCCGGCGTCACCAATGACAGTGGCAGACTGTCCTGCCGGGAAGATCTGGCTCGTCCAGAATGGTCTGGCCACTTGCGGCGCTCCGGCACCGCCCCCGCCGCCACCACCTCCACCACCGCCTCCACCACCGCCAAACACGGTGACGTTTGTGCTTGTTGCTGGCGGCTTTGCGGCGGGTGGCGGCGTGCCGGTTCCAGCGGCTACCCCGTACGCATACTCGTACACATCCCGGCAAGGTTTCGGGGGCAGTAATGTAGAGTATGTGCTGTTCGGCAGTGTCCCCTACGATCAGTTGAAAGCTTCTGGCGGATACGCAGCATTGACGTCTGCGCTGGTCACCGTGAGAAATCCGGGGGCGTCGACGGTCGTGAACGGGTGGGTCATCACTCATGGCACACCGTCAATGCAGTTTCAAGCCGTTACTGGGCCTGGGTTCGACTCGGCCTTGACCGGCGGCGGCAGCAACGGCCCAGGGACGTGCTTCACTTGGACATACCTGGCGCCGGCCAGTGTTTGTAATAACGGCGCTACAGTGCAGTGAGACTAGCCCGCGGAAGAAGAGAAAATGGCCCGCATCGATGCGGGCCATTTCCAATTTTGCAGCTTGGCGCTACGTCAGTATACCGTGAAGCTCCAAGACTTGCTGATGGCTACGCCGTTGCGAGCGCCCGCGAAAGTTGCGGTGTAAGTGCCAGCCGAGAGCGGTTGGGTAGGGAGAAGGAAGGCCACTCCACTGTAGACGTAGGGATCCGAGATAGCCGAAGCGACTGAGCTCGGCTTCGCGGCGCTGGCAACCAGAACTCTGGCGGGAACTGCGTTACCCGCTGGGCCCGTGAGGATAAAGTTTGAGACCGTCAGCACGTCACTTGCATTGGGAGCTGGAACCCTGAACATGACAGGGTGGCCTGCGCTCGGCAGATCTGGTGCCGGGCTTGGCGACTCGGCGGTGGCGGTGAATGTTCCTGGGACGCTTTCGGCGTCGATTGGAGAATAAGCAAAGGCGTTCGTCGCCATTTGCTGTCCACCCCACTGCGGGAGGCCATATCCGCTGCCGTTTGCACCGGTCTTTACGCCAAAATTCATAACGCAATAACCGTCACGAATGGAAAGGCCGATCGTCTCCTGGTTGCTGGTGATGCCCTGCAGGTGATACACCGAGTTCCTAAAGTCCGCCAGGCAGCCGATGGAACCATCTGCCGCTTGGCTGATCCACTGGTCCTTCGAGGCACCCGCGGCTACGCCCTGTTCGTAAGGAGTTGCACCGGTAAAGCCGGGCTTGCCGGCAGTTTCGTCGTGGCCAACCGCAGAATTTGCTTTCAGGTACGCGACGTGGTTGTCCGCGGCAACATCGAGGGCTGTATCTTGCTTCAGGGCACCGACGCCCATCTTGATCCGATAGTCGCTCAGGGCATTGAACGCTGCCAGACGCAGGTCGCCACTGGGGTACGAAGGGGCGGAGACCGTTGTCGCCGGCGGCACCGACGTCGGAGCCTGCGGAACCGTTGGCGTGGTTGGTGTACTCGGCTCCTGCTTGGAGCCACCGTCGTCGCCACCACCACCGCCACATGCGGCCAAAGTGAGCGCCGTGGCCGTGGCCAGGACCGAGAAAGCGAATTTGGAGTTTTGCATTTTTCTTCTCTGATTTTGAATCGGCCGGGGATCGGTCCGTTATTTTTAGCTTAACGTCCGGGGCGCAAAGTCAAGTCCGCGCCCAGCCTTCGGCCGGCGTGAGCATACACGAAGGGGAACACCATCTAGACGACAAACTAAAGCCAACTTTGACCCCCTGAAGGTGGGGCTTCAGCATCAGTGGTGTAAGGGGTCCGGCCGCAGTGGTTGCAAATATGGTGCTGCCGCATGGAGAGGAACCGTTGTTCGCGCCACAGGCGGATGCTGCGCGATCCGCAATAGCAGGCCATGCCAATATTCGTTGCGCATTCGGGATGCTTCTCGCAGTACTGCTGAAGCTTTGGGGTCTCCCTTGACGGCAGCAGATACAGCAGGAAGAGGCCGATGTAACGCGTGCAGAAGCAGATCAACGCCCACTTCCAGCCGCTTCATCCCCATTGCCGCGCGAGCATGTATGCCAGGACCGGGGGCACTACAAAGACGAGAACGAATAGAATAGCGGTACTCATCATCCTTCAGTCCTCTTTGATCTATTTGTGCCGGCGCGCCGCGCCATTTGGACCGCCAAGTAGCCCACTGCAGCCGGGGCAGGAGAATGCGTGGCTGAGTTCAATACGGGGCGCCGCGTTTGCAATGAGATAGGGGGTCCGACATACCCTGCAAGGTGCCAATTCCAATTGCGCATCGGTGGACATGGTTCGGCAAATGTGACATGCCCGATCGGCAGAGATCTTGGACGAAGTTCCGAAGAATTTTTCAAAAAGATCGTAGGCTGCGATGAATGCCTCCGGAACATTGGCGCCGAACGCCAATGCAATGCGATACAGCGTGACGATGGTCGTCGCCTGAAGGCGATGGGTAGGATGTTCGAAGTACCAGGCGGTCGACGTCGGTAGCTGACCGGAGGGAGAGGATTTTCCGTGGATCAGGTGGAACAGCTTGCGGGTACGTGTCGAGGTTATGCCCAGCAGCGATGTGATAGTCGAGGCGCGGCAGTAGCTTCGGACCATCATTTCGCTGTAGACCTTCTTCTGGAATGGCTCCAACCGGAGGTTCGTCCAGCTGTTCTTCGTCGCCAAGCGATCGGCGCGCAGCGGGGTGGAGGTCAGGAAGTGATGCCCTTTCGAATCGGTCCCCAGCCGACTGGAATCAAAGTCGATCCAGAAAGTCTTGCTATGCAGGCGCCAACGGAAAATCGGGAAGTCCACCCGCGCAATGGCCGTGTCAAGGACGTGCTGCGGGAGCGAACGCAGATACTCTGCTAGCTCCTTGGTGATCCCGAGAAGCGGCGCGGCCAGAATGCTGACGTGGAGCAACTCGACCATCAGCCAAATGTAATGGCGATTGTTGTAGAACAAGCGAAGCTTGTCGTCGTTGGTCCAGCCAGGTAACTGAGAACGCAGTGTGTCGACGGCCAGTGTGGTCGTTGTGTTTTCACTCAAGCAACGCCAGTCCTGTACCTCGGAGAGCGTCGGCACGACAACGAGGAACGGGGTGCCCATCAAATCGCGTTGCGTGGCCTCCGCCTTGCGGACCTTGTCGACGCCACCTTTGCCAATATGCAGCATCTGCTCAAGCTCAGGGTGCGCGCCGAGCAGTTCCGCAAGGTGATCGGTGAGGTGATAGTTTGCCGACCGAATCCGATCGCATGTCATCCTGGTGAGTCGCAAACGCTCAAACTCGGCGGTGGGGGAGTGCTGTAGCATAGCTCTTTGCTCTCATCGGGCATTCAGGGCCGAGCGAATGTCGGCGTGGAGACGTGAGACGATGCTGTCGAGCACCGTCAAGGCCGGGCGGAATTCGGAAACGTCTCCGGCCATCTGTACGGCGAGCTGCACCGACGCGAATGTCGAAACGACTTGCTCGAATTCCGTCACCAGTTTGGCGAGTTCATCACGGGCGCGCGCACGCTTATCCAGGACGGACGAGCGTTCTGCGATTTCGTCCTCAATCTGCTGGCGCCGCGACTGGATATCGGCCAGCTCTGCCTTTGCCGCGGAGAGTTCGTCATTCTTGGCGGCCAGGGCGTCTTCCAGGGAGGCGTAGCCTAGCGGAACCACTTGCACTTCAACGGTTTCCGGGCGGGTATTGGCCTTCGAGAACGCCATGCGGTCCTGCAGCTCTCGCTTCTCGCGCTCCAGATCATCGATCTGCATCCGGATAGCGCTGTAGCTCAAGTTTTGCCGGGTCATCTCCTCCCGTACGTGACTCAGCGCTTCCCGATCCGCGTCGCGTTCTGACGCCAATCGTCCGAGCTCAGTGTTGAGGCGCCTAATCTCAAAATCCTTGTCGGCATTCTCGGAAACCGTACTTGCAAGTTCCGCTGTCGCGATGTCCAACTTGGTTTGGACGTCGATAACCTCCTCCTCCTGCTTACGAAGCCGCTCGACGAACTTGCGAATGTCCTTGCGATGGTAGGCC comes from Cupriavidus sp. P-10 and encodes:
- the pilV gene encoding shufflon system plasmid conjugative transfer pilus tip adhesin PilV; protein product: MEAILGYLIALMLSMLSLAGFATWAKAGVTNVQTAAAASQMLVFDKAALQFVQDEAATLVAQATASVPVSVTPAMLVNGGYLPAGFSVTNVFGQTWLLQVMQPTPNNLQALVTSQGGRAITDTRQLVQIAAQAGAQGGFVPYAGQNGDPTMVPTRAYGAYGAWQVPLANYTNPGSGRLASLLAFTGAQANNGYLYRVQVPGHPELNQMQTSLDLGGNDVNNARRVSANTSLTSNGETYLTSTGSPGSACGVDKSIRTSTTGTGLVICFGGIWQPIGTAVTNVTDGTWCGNNGQLATSGTNVGYICKGNRYVALTNGLGNLSITRKFENVSDGMTFSKDNCPGGTAWAMYTPRQEMVNITGTVMPPIQGTYFSVNDYGTYWYAQASAMSPAAWYSGNDTGALGGQLLGTVTTGCMY
- a CDS encoding prepilin type IV pili produces the protein MDGILGRIVAIVLGLLALVGIAYAGYNGFQTHKAGVVATNLTQLITNARAGFSQGNNGYTNFTTANIAAMVTGGMFPTDMVRGTTLVDPWGNAVTLSSANNGSQGVITFGGGNAQTAKQCVSAAVGLKDYVTLTVGSTTFNQANLPDQATAGAACSATATFALTFQ
- a CDS encoding CAP domain-containing protein yields the protein MQNSKFAFSVLATATALTLAACGGGGGDDGGSKQEPSTPTTPTVPQAPTSVPPATTVSAPSYPSGDLRLAAFNALSDYRIKMGVGALKQDTALDVAADNHVAYLKANSAVGHDETAGKPGFTGATPYEQGVAAGASKDQWISQAADGSIGCLADFRNSVYHLQGITSNQETIGLSIRDGYCVMNFGVKTGANGSGYGLPQWGGQQMATNAFAYSPIDAESVPGTFTATAESPSPAPDLPSAGHPVMFRVPAPNASDVLTVSNFILTGPAGNAVPARVLVASAAKPSSVASAISDPYVYSGVAFLLPTQPLSAGTYTATFAGARNGVAISKSWSFTVY
- a CDS encoding type II secretion system F family protein, with the translated sequence MNGLSWGMRRRLYQQASSQLENGLTLAQVLEDFRERQARRGRKRAAEAANEVGRQVRDGKTLMAAMGASLSDLERSVLDAGERAGQLPEAMRLVLDVRDLTTRLRQKLQASFFAPTVYLVTLYVVLLLIGGYIVPQFLDVLPLQRWTDWAYAMYWMGQLAVGWPAPVIFGGIGAYAGWSWWALSRWTGPGRRVCDRHVFPFTAYREITGFTWLMSFVALLRANVPDTVALEGQISSASPWLASRLRPIRLGLADGLDLAEAMRQAGNGFPSLDLIDEIGAYAGFDDFTEKITVAVRQNAEVIERQLLAKGMVMSAIFTGLMFLAFVVLQLGSNSLSSILTSSMGQF
- a CDS encoding FlhC family transcriptional regulator, with amino-acid sequence MLQHSPTAEFERLRLTRMTCDRIRSANYHLTDHLAELLGAHPELEQMLHIGKGGVDKVRKAEATQRDLMGTPFLVVVPTLSEVQDWRCLSENTTTTLAVDTLRSQLPGWTNDDKLRLFYNNRHYIWLMVELLHVSILAAPLLGITKELAEYLRSLPQHVLDTAIARVDFPIFRWRLHSKTFWIDFDSSRLGTDSKGHHFLTSTPLRADRLATKNSWTNLRLEPFQKKVYSEMMVRSYCRASTITSLLGITSTRTRKLFHLIHGKSSPSGQLPTSTAWYFEHPTHRLQATTIVTLYRIALAFGANVPEAFIAAYDLFEKFFGTSSKISADRACHICRTMSTDAQLELAPCRVCRTPYLIANAAPRIELSHAFSCPGCSGLLGGPNGAARRHK